In the genome of Streptomyces violaceoruber, the window ACCCCCAGACCGGGTGGAACGAGCACTCGGAGGCGCAGTACCGCCTGGCCCGCCGCACCTGCGGCTTCTCCGCGCGCAACTTCCTCGCCAACGGCATCTCCTGCATCCTCGACGACGCGGTCTTCCCGGACCGCCCGGTCGTCGGCCTCGGCGGCTGGAAGCGGCACGTCGGCCCCGGCCTGCTCCCCGTCGTCCTCCTGCCGGGCCTGGACATCGTCCTGGAGCGCAACGCCGAACGCAGCGGCAACCGGCGCCTCACCGACGAGGAGGTCGCCCGCATCCACGGCCGCATGGCCGGCTGGTACGGCTCCGGCCTCCCCATCATCGACAACTCCCAACTCGACATCCCGGAAACCGCCCACCTCCTCGACGAGGTCCTCTCCCGCTCGATAGCCAGCCCCCCGAACTGGTAGACGCCGTTCAGGCCAGCGCCCCATAGGGGCGCGGGGAACTGCGCGAGAAACCCCCACCGGCCTGTCAGGCGCCATACGACAAGAAGACCCACCCCAGTTGGCGCGCCCCGCATCTCCCGGCCCCGCCCACTCGGCCCACCCGAGCGGCGCCCCCACCGGCGGAGCCATACGCTCGGCTCATGTCAGAGGTCTACGCGGCCCGCCGGACGCGCCTACGGGAACGCTGCAACGCGGGCGGCAGCGCGGCGGCGCTCGTCTCCCGGCCCGCCAACGTGCGCTATCTCGCGGGCGCCGCCCCGCACGGCGCCGTGCTGCTCCTCGGCAGGACCGAGGATCTGCTGGTCTGCTCGGGCTCGCCGGACGACCGGCCGACGCAGGGCCGCCCCGACGAGTCGCTGCCGGTGCGTGCGCTGTCCGGCCCCGGCGGCGATCCCGCCGTCGCGGCCACCGACCTCGCCGCGGACCAGGGCGCCGAGTCCCTCGCCACCGAGGACCACCACCTCACCGTGGTCCGGCACCGCGCCATGCGCTCGGTCGCGCCGGCGCTGCGCCTGACCGACCTCGGCCAGGCCGTCGAGCAGCTGAGGGTGGTGAAGGACGAGGAGGAGATCTCCTGCCTGCGCATCGGCGCCGAGATCGCCGACCAGGCGCTCGGCGAGCTCCTGGAGTCCATCCTGGTCGGCCGCACCGAGCGGCACCTCGCCCTGGAGCTGGAACGCCGCCTCGTCGACCACGGCGCCGACGGCCCCGCCTTCCCCACCTCCGTCGGCACCGGACCCAACTCGGGGCGCCGCGGTCACCGGCCCACCGACCGGCGGGTCGAGGAGGGCGACTTCCTCTCCGTGTGCCTGGGCGCGACGTACCGCGGCTACCGTTGCGAGATCGGCCGTACGTTCGTCATCGGCACCTCGCCGGCCGACTGGCAGATCGAGTTGTACGACCTCGTCTTCTCGGCCCAGCGCGCCGGACGGGAGGCCCTCGCACCCGGCGCCGCCTGCCGCGACGTGGACCGCGCGGCCCGCCAGCCGCTGGACTCCGCGGGGTACGCCGAGCACCTTCCGGCACTCACCGGGCACGGTGTCGGACTCGAAATCGACGAGGACCCTCAGTTGGCCCCCGCGGCCATGGGTAAACTGGACGCTTGTGTGCCGGTCACCGTCGAACCGGGGGTTCACCTCCCGGGCCGGGGCGGGGTCCGGATCGATGACACGCTCGTCGTGCGCCCCGAGGCGGACGGCGGACCCGAGCTACTCACCATCACGACCAAGGAGCTGCTCGCGCTCTAGCCTCGCGCTGTGCGCGCAACCCCGGGGTCGTCCACGTCAGTCCAGTCCAGGAGATTCCCAAACCGTGGCTTCCACGAACGACCTCAAGAACGGCCTGGTGCTCAAGCTCGAAGGCGGCCAGCTCTGGTCCGTCGTCGAGTTCCAGCACGTCAAGCCCGGCAAGGGCCCGGCCTTCGTGCGCACCAAGCTGAAGAACGTGCTTTCCGGCAAGGTGGTCGACAAGACCTTCAACGCCGGCGTCAAGGTCGAGACGGCCACTGTCGACAAGCGTGACATGCAGTTCTCGTACATGGACGGCGACTACTTCGTCTTCATGGACATGGAGACGTACGACCAGCTGATGATCGACCGCAAGGTCGTCGGCGACGCCGCCAACTTCCTCGTCGAGGGCTTCGAGGCCACCGTCGCGCAGCACGAGGGCGAGGTGCTCTTCGTCGAGCTGCCGGCCGCCGTCGAGCTGACCATCCAGGAGACCGAGCCCGGCGTCCAGGGCGACCGCTCCACAGGCGGCACCAAGCCGGCCACCCTGGAGACCGGTCACCAGATCAACGTCCCGCTCTTCATCACCACCGGTGAGAAGATCAAGGTCGACACCCGTACGAGCGACTACCTCGGCCGGGTGAACAGCTAACCGTGGCTGCTCGCAATACGGCCCGCAAGCGCGCCTTCCAGATCCTCTTCGAGGGCGATCAGCGCGGCGCCGACGTCCTGACGGTGCTCGCCGACTGGGTCCGGCACTCCCGGTCCGACACCCGGCAGCCGCCGGTGAGCGAGTACACGATGGAGCTGGTGGAGGGCTACGCCGGTAGGGCCGAGCGCATCGACGAGCTGATCGCCCAGTACTCGGTCGACTGGACGCTCGACCGGATGCCGGTCGTCGACCGCAACATCCTGCGCCTGGGCGCGTACGAGCTGCTGTGGGTCGACGCGACCCCGGACGCCGTCGTCCTGGACGAGATGGTGCAGCTGGCGAAGGAGTTCTCCACCGACGAGTCGCCCGCGTTCATCAACGGGCTGCTGGGCCGGCTGAAGGAACTGAAGCCCTCGTTGCGCCGCGAGTAGCTCCGCTGGTGGTGCGAGGACGTGACGCCGTGGGCGGTGCGGTGGGACGAACGGCCGCGGGCCGACCGTGGCCGGTCGCGCAGTTCCCCGCGCCCCTTACGGGCGCGCCGAGCCTACGACGGGTAAAAAGCCGCCGGGGTGGCCGGGACCGTACGAACGGTTCCGGCCACCCCGGCGGCACGTTTCTGCTGAGGTGGTGGGGGCTCAGAGCTCGTCGTGGGACGCCACCGCGCGGCGCGCGTCCGCGTCCAGGACGCCCCAGCTGATCAGCTGCTCGGTGAGGACCGAGGGCGACTGGTCGTAGATGACGGCGAGTGTGCGCAGGTCGTCCTGGCGGATCGAGAGCACCTTGCCGTTGTAGTCACCGCGCTGCGACTGGATCGTGGCCGCGTACCGCTGGAGCGGGCCCGCCTTCTCGGCCGGCACGGTGGCCAGCCGCTCCAGGTCCAGGACCAGCTTCGGCGGCGGCTCGGCGGCGCCGCCCGGGGTGGTGCCCGGCAGCAGCTCCTGCACGGGGACGCCGTAGAAGTCCGCCAGCTCGGCGAGGCGCTGCACGGTCACGGCACGGTCGCCGCGCTCGTACGAACCGACCACGACGGCCTTCCAGCGGCCCTGGGACTTCTCCTCGACACCGTGGAGGGAAAGGCCCTGCTGGGTGCGGATGGCCCGGAGCTTGGCCCCGAGCTGTTTGGCGTATTCGCTGGACATATGGCTCCCCGGACAAGGTGTCGACGCGGCAGGCTGTGTTGTCGGCCGCGCGGCTGGTAACTCACTGTGAGGTTACGCAGCGTTACTCTGCTGCGTCAAGCCGAATGGTCCGCACCGACTCTTCCGTGGTATTCGCCATCCATTACTCCGTGCGGGTGATCGATGTGGGGCAGAGGAGTGACGGGGGAGTGTCAGGGGGGTCATCGGAGAGGTTCTGTGAGCCTGCTACCGTAGGTGGCGCATATCCGACGTCCTTTAAGGTCCGTCCCGTGAGGCGGAGAAGGGGGTCCGTTTCGTATGGACAAGCAACAGGACCAGCAGCAGGAAGCCCGGCCCGTTCTCGAAGGGCCCGACATCGCGCGGGTGCTGACCCGCATCGCCCACGAGATCGTCGAACGCGCCAAGGGCGCCGACGACGTGGTGCTCCTCGGCATCCCGACCCGGGGCGTCTTCCTCGCCCGGCGGCTCGCCGACAAGCTGGAGCAGATCACCGAACGCAAGATGCCGGTCGGCTCGCTGGACATCACCATGTACCGCGACGACCTGCGCATGCATCCGCCGCGCGCCCTGGCCCGCACCGAGATCCCCGGTGACGGCATCGACGGCCGCCTCGTCGTCCTCGTCGACGACGTGCTCTTCTCCGGCCGCACCATCCGCGCCGCCCTCGACGCGCTGAACGACATCGGCCGCCCGCGCGCGGTGCAGCTCGCCGTACTCGTCGACCGCGGCCACCGCGAACTGCCCATCCGCGCCGACTACGTCGGCAAGAACCTCCCGACGTCGCTGCGGGAGACGGTCAAGGTCCAGCTCGCCGAGGAGGACGGTCGCGACACCGTGCTGCTCGGTGCCAAGCCGGCCGCCCCGGGCGCCCACCCCTAGCACCCCGCGTACGCACCCCTTCGTGCCGTACGCGTGCTCGGCGCGCCCCCGCACGCGCCCGGCCGCCCGAATTATCCCGCTCTTCCGCATGAATCGCCTTACGGAGCCTGACAGATGCAGCGTCATCTCATCTCGGCCGCCGACCTCACCCGCGACGACGCCGTCCTGATCCTCGACACCGCCGAGGAGATGGCCCGGGTCGCGGACCGGCCGATCAAGAAACTGCCGACCCTGCGCGGCCGCACCGTCGTCAACCTCTTCTTCGAGGACTCCACCCGGACCCGGATCTCCTTCGAGGCCGCCGAGAAGCGGCTGTCCGCGGACGTCATCAACTTCACCGCCAAGGGATCCAGCGTCTCCAAGGGCGAGTCCCTCAAGGACACCGCCCAGACCCTGGAGGCGATGGGCGTCGACGCCGTCGTCATCCGGCACAGCGCCTCCGGCGCCCCCTACCGCCTGGCCACCTCCGGCTGGATCGACGCCGCCGTGGTCAACGCCGGGGACGGCACCCACCAGCACCCCACCCAGGCCCTGCTCGACGCCTTCACCATGCGCCGCCGCCTGGTCGGCCGCGACGCCGGGCTCGGCAAGGACCTGGACGGCCGCCGGATCACCCTCGTCGGCGACATCCTGCACAGCCGCGTCGCTCGCTCCAACGTCGACCTGCTGCACACCCTCGGCGCCGAGGTCACCCTCGTCGCCCCGCCCACCCTGCTGCCGGTCGGCGTCGAGACCTGGCCCTGCGAGGTCTCCTACGACCTCGACTCCACGCTGCCCAAGTCCGACGCGGTGATGCTGCTGCGCGTGCAGCGCGAGCGGATGAACGCCGCGTTCTTCCCCACCGAGCGCGAGTACTCCCGCCGCTACGGCCTCGACGGCGACCGCATGGCGAAGATGCCCGACCACGCCATCGTGATGCACCCCGGCCCCATGGTCCGCGGCATGGAGATCACCGCCGAGGTCGCCGACTCCGACCGCTGCACCGTCGTCGAGCAGGTCGCCAACGGCGTCTCCATCCGGATGGCCGTCCTCTACCTGCTGCTCGGCGGCAACGAGCCCGCCGTGTCCCACGCCCGCCCCACCGAGGAGAAGTAAGACGATGAGCAAGACCCTGATCCGCGGTGCGAAGGTGCTCGGCGGCGAGCCGCAGGACGTGCTGATCGACGGGACCGTCGTCGAGGCGGTCGGCACGAACCTGTCCGCCGAGGGCGCGGAGGTCGTCGAGGCCGACGGCAAGGTGCTGCTGCCGGGCCTGGTGGACCTGCACACCCACCTGCGCGAGCCCGGCCGCGAGGACTCCGAGACCGTCCTCACCGGCACCCGCGCGGCCGCGAGCGGCGGCTACACCAACGTCTTCGCCATGGCCAACACCTTCCCGGTCGCCGACACCGCCGGCGTCGTCGAGCAGGTCTGGCGGCTCGGCCAGGAGTCCGGCTACTGCGACGTGCAGCCCATCGGCGCCGTCACCGTCGGCCTGGAGGGCGCCAAGCTCGCCGAGCTGGGCGCCATGCACGAGTCCGCGGCCGGCGTCACCGTCTTCTCCGACGACGGCAAGTGCGTCCACGACGCCGTGATCATGCGCCGCGCCCTGGAGTACGTGAAGGCCTTCAACGGCGTCGTCGCCCAGCACGCCCAGGAGCCCCGGCTCACCGAGGGCGCCCAGATGAACGAGGGCGTCGTCTCCGCCGAGCTGGGCCTCGGCGGCTGGCCCGCCGTCGCCGAGGAGTCGGTCATCGCCCGGGACGTGCTGCTCGCCGAGCACGTCGGCTCCCGCGTGCACATCTGCCACCTGTCGACCGCCGGCTCCGTCGAGATCGTCCGCTGGGCCAAGTCCCGCGGCATCGACGTCACCGCCGAGGTCACCCCGCACCACCTGCTCCTCACCGACGAGCTGGTCCGGTCGTACAACCCGGTCTACAAGGTCAACCCGCCGCTGCGCACCGAGCGCGACGTCATGGCGCTGCGCGAGGCGCTCGCCGACGGCACGATCGACATCGTCGCCACCGACCACGCCCCGCACCCGCACGAGGACAAGGACTGCGAGTGGGCCGCCGCCGCCATGGGGATGGTGGGCCTGGAGACCGCGCTGTCCGTGGTGCAGGAGACCATGGTGGACACGGGCCTGCTGGACTGGGCCGGCGTCGCCGACCGGATGTCCTTCAAGCCCGCCAAGATCGGACAGGCCACCGGACACGGCCGTCCCGTCTCGGCCGGTGAGCCCGCCAACCTCACCCTGGTCGATGCGGCATACCGTGGCCAGGTGGACCCCGCGGGCTTCGCCTCGCGCAGTCGCAACACCCCCTACGAGGGGCGTGAGCTGCCGGGCCGTGTGACGCACACGTGGCTGCGGGGCAAGGCCACGCTCGTCGACGGGAAGCTCACGTGACATCTGTAGCACCGGTAATCCTGCTGGCCGCCGAGAAGGAATCGGCGGAAGTGACCGACTGGGCCGCCCGGGTCGGCTGGGTCGTGGGCCTCGGCCTCTTCGTCGCGCTCGTCTACTGGCTGATGCGCGAGGGCTGGAAGTGGCGCGGCACGCTCCAGGGCGACCTGCCCGAGCTGCCCGCCGCGCCGGACGAGCCCGGCCCGGCGAAACTGAGCATGAGCGGCCGCTACCACGGCTCCACCACCGCCGGGCAGTGGCTGGACCGCATCGTCGCGCACGGCCTGGGCACCCGCAGCCGGGTCGAGCTGACCCTGACCGACGCGGGACTGGACGTCGTACGCCCCGGCGCGGCGGACTTCTTCGTCCCCGTCGCCGCGCTGCGCGAGGCCCGGCTCGACAAGGGCATCGCCGGCAAGGTCCTCACCGAGGGCGGCCTGCTGGTCGTCACCTGGGCGCACGGCGACAAGCTGATCGACTCCGGCTTCCGCTCCGACCACGCGGCCGAGCACAACGAGTGGGTCGACACACTGAACGACATGATCAACAAGACGGAAACGGAAGGCGCACGATGACGACCTCCACCAGGGGAGCCCACCGGACTCCCGCCGTACTCGTCCTGGAGGACGGCCGGATCTTCCGAGGCCGTGCCTACGGGGCCGTGGGGGCCACCTTCGGCGAAGCCGTGTTCTCCACCGGCATGACCGGCTACCAGGAGACCCTCACCGACCCGTCGTACCACCGCCAGGTCGTCGTGATGACCGCCCCGCACGTCGGGAACACCGGCATCAACGACGAGGACATGGAGTCCAGGAGGATCTGGGTCTCCGGCTACGTCGTGCGCGACCCCGCGCGCGTGCCGTCCAACTGGCGCTCGACGCGCTCCCTCGACCAGGAACTGGCCGCCCAGGGCGTCGTCGGCATCTCCGGCATCGACACCCGTGCCCTCACCCGCCACCTGCGCGAGCGCGGCGCCATGCGGGTCGGCATCTTCTCCGGCAACGCGCTGCCCGACGAGGGCACCATGCTCGCCGAGGTCCGCCAGGCCCCCGAGATGAGCGGCGCCGACCTGTCCGCCGAGGTCGCCACCACCGAGGCGTACGTCGTCCCGGCGATCGGTGAGAAGAAGTTCACCGTCGCCGCCGTCGACCTCGGCATCAAGGGCATGACCCCGCACCGCATGGCCGAGCGCGGCATCGAGGTGCACGTGCTGCCCGCCACGGCCACGGTCGACGACGTCTACGCCGTCGAGCCGGACGGCGTGTTCTTCTCCAACGGCCCCGGCGACCCCGCCACCGCCGACCACCCGGTCTCCGTGATGCAGGGCGTCCTGGAGCGCGGCACCCCGCTCTTCGGCATCTGCTTCGGCAACCAGATCCTGGGCCGCGCCCTCGGCTTCGGCACCTTCAAGCTGAAGTACGGCCACCGCGGCATCAACCAGCCCGTGCAGGACCGTACGACCGGCAAGGTCGAGGTCACCGCGCACAACCACGGATTCGCCGTCGACGCCCCGCTCGACCAGGTGTCCGACACCCCCTACGGCCGCGCCGAGGTCTCCCACGTCTGCCTCAACGACAACGTGGTGGAGGGGCTCCAGCTCCTCGACCGGCCGGCCTTCAGCGTCCAGTACCACCCCGAAGCGGCAGCCGGCCCGCACGACGCCGCCTACCTGTTCGACCGCTTCGTGAACCTCATGGAGGGCCAGCGTGCCTAAGCGCACCGATATCCAGTCCGTCCTGGTCATCGGCTCCGGCCCGATCGTCATCGGCCAGGCCGCCGAGTTCGACTACTCCGGCACCCAGGCGTGCCGCGTGCTCAAGGCCGAGGGCCTGCGCGTCGTCCTGGTCAACTCCAACCCGGCGACGATCATGACCGACCCGGAGATCGCCGACGCCACCTACGTCGAGCCGATCACCCCCGAGTTCGTCGAGAAGATCATCGCCAAGGAGCGCCCCGACGCCCTCCTGCCCACGCTCGGCGGCCAGACGGCCCTGAACACCGCGATCTCCCTGCACGGCAACGGCGTCCTGGAGAAGTACGGCGTCGAACTGATCGGCGCCAATGTGGAGGCCATCAACAAGGGCGAGGACCGCGACCTGTTCAAGGAGGTCGTCGAGGAGGTCCGCAAGAAGATCGGCCACGGCGAGTCCGCCCGGTCCTACATCTGCCACTCCATGGACGACGTCCTCAAGGGCGTCGACGCGCTCGGCGGCTACCCCGTCGTCGTCCGCCCCTCCTTCACCATGGGCGGCGCCGGCTCCGGCTTCGCCCACGACGAGGACGAACTGCGCCGCATCGCCGGACAGGGCCTCACCCTCTCGCCGACCACCGAGGTGCTCCTGGAGGAGTCCATCCTCGGCTGGAAGGAGTACGAGCTGGAGCTGATGCGCGACAAGAACGACAACGTCGTGGTCGTCTGCTCCATCGAGAACTTCGACCCCATGGGCGTGCACACCGGCGACTCGATCACCGTCGCGCCCGCGATGACGCTGACCGACCGCGAGTACCAGACCCTGCGCGACGTCGGCATCGCGATCATCCGCGAGGTCGGCGTCGACACCGGCGGCTGCAACATCCAGTTCGCGGTGAACCCCGAGGACGGTCGCGTGATCGTCATCGAGATGAACCCGCGGGTGTCGCGCTCCTCGGCCCTCGCCTCGAAGGCGACCGGCTTCCCCATCGCCAAGATCGCCGCGAAGCTCGCCGTCGGCTACACCCTCGACGAGATCCCGAACGACATCACGCAGGAGACCCCGGCCTCCTTCGAGCCGACCCTCGACTACGTGGTCGTCAAGGCCCCGCGGTTCGCCTTCGAGAAGTTCCCGAGCGCCGACTCCACGCTGACCACGACCATGAAGTCGGTCGGCGAGGCCATGGCCATCGGCCGCAACTTCACCGAGGCCTTCCAGAAGGCGCTGCGCTCGCTGGAGAAGAAGGGCAGCCAGTTCACCTTCGTCGGCGAGCCCGGCGACAAGGATGAGCTGCTGCGCGAGGCCGTGCGGCCCACCGACGGCCGCATCAACGCCGTCATGCAGGCCATCCGCGCGGGCGCCACCCCGGAGGAGGTCTTCGACGCCACGAAGATCGACCCCTGGTTCGTCGACCAGCTCTTCCTCATCAAGGAGATCGCCGACGAGATCGCCGAGAGCCGCGAGCTGACCGCCGACCTGATCACCGAGGCCAAGCGGCACGGCTTCTCCGACCAGCAGATCGCCGAGATCAGCGGCCTGGGCGAGGACGTCGTCCGCCAGGTGCGGCACGCGCTCGGCGTCCGCCCGGTCTACAAGACGGTCGACACCTGCGCCGCCGAGTTCGCCGCGCGGACGCCGTACTTCTACTCCTCCTACGACGAGGAGAGCGAGGTCGCGCCCCGCGAGAAGCCCGCGGTGATCATCCTGGGCTCCGGTCCCAACCGCATCGGCCAGGGCATCGAGTTCGACTACTCCTGCGTCCACGCCTCCTTCGCGCTGTCCGACGCCGGGTACGAGACCGTGATGGTCAACTGCAACCCCGAGACCGTCTCCACCGACTACGACACCTCCGACCGGCTCTACTTCGAGCCGCTCACCCTGGAGGACGTTCTGGAGATCGTCCACGCCGAGCAGCAGGCCGGTCCCGTCGCGGGTGTGATCGTCCAGCTCGGTGGCCAGACCCCGCTGGGCCTGTCCCAGGCGCTCAAGGACAACGGCGTGCCGGTCGTCGGCACCTCCCCGGAGGCCATCCACGCCGCCGAGGACCGCGGCGCCTTCGGCCGGGTCCTGGCCGAGGCCGGGCTCCCGGCCCCCAAGCACGGCACCGCCACCACCTTCGGCGAGGCCAAGGCCATCGCCGACGAGATCGGCTACCCGGTCCTGGTGCGGCCCTCCTACGTCCTCGGCGGACGCGGCATGGAGATCGTCTACGACGAGACCCGCCTCGAGACGTACATCGCCGAGTCGACCGAGATCAGCCCGTCCCGGCCGGTCCTGGTCGACCGCTTCCTGGACGACGCGATCGAGATCGACGTCGACGCCCTGTACGACGGCGAGGAGCTGTACCTCGGCGGTGTCATGGAGCACATCGAGGAGGCCGGCATCCACTCCGGCGACTCGGCGTGCGCCCTGCCCCCGATCACGCTGGGCGGATTCGACATCAAGCGGCTGCGCGCCTCCACCGAGGGCATCGCCAAGGGCGTCGGCGTGCGCGGCCTGATCAACATCCAGTTCGCGCTGGCCGGGGACATCCTCTATGTCCTGGAGGCCAACCCGCGCGCCTCGCGCACCGTGCCCTTCACCTCGAAGGCGACCGCGGTGCCGCTGGCCAAGGCCGCCGCCCGCATCTCGCTGGGCGCCACCATCGCCGAGCTGCGCGCCGAGGGCCTGCTCCCGGCGCTCGGCGACGGCGGCACCCTGCCGCTGGACGCGCCGATCTCCGTCAAGGAGGCCGTGATGCCGTGGTCCCGCTTCCGGGACATCCACGGCCGCGGCGTCGACACGGTGCTCGGCCCGGAGATGCGCTCCACCGGCGAGGTCATGGGCATCGACTCCGTCTTCGGCACGGCGTACGCCAAGTCGCAGGCCGGCGCGTACGGGCCGCTGCCCACCAAGGGCCGCGCCTTCATCTCGGTCGCCAACCGCGACAAGCGCTCGATGATCTTCCCGGCCCGCGAGCTGGTCGCCCACGGCTTCGAGCTGATGGCCACCTCCGGCACCGCCGAGGTCCTCAAGCGCAACGGCATCAACGCCACCGTCGTGCGCAAGCAGTCCGAGGGCACCGGCCCTAACGGCGAGAAGACCATCGTCCAGCTCATCCACGACGGCGAGGTCGACCTCATCGTCAACACGCCGTACGGCACCAGCGGCCGCCTCGACGGCTACGACATCCGTACGGCGGCCGTGGCCCGCTCCGTGCCCTGCCTGACGACGGTCCAGGCGCTGGCGGCGGCGGTCCAGGGCATCGACGCCCTCAACCACGGCGACGTGGGAGTTCGCTCACTCCAGGAACACGCCGCATTCCTGATCGCCGCTCGCGACTAGCAGCCCCGAGGGGGACACCGGAAACGGTGTCCCCCTCTTCATGAGCCCCAGCGCACCACAGAGCCGCAGAGCCCCACCGAGGCTTCACGAGGACACATGTACAAGACCTTCTTCAAGCTCGTCTTCTCCCGCATGGACCCGGAGCGGGCCCACCACCTCGCCTTCCGCTGGATCCGCCTCGCCGTCCGCGTCCCCGTCCTGCGCACCTTCGTCGCCGCCGCGCTCGCGCCCCGCCACAAGGAACTGCGCACCGAGGCCCTCGGCCTGCGCATGCACGGCCCCTTCGGCCTCGCCGCCGGGTTCGACAAGAACGCGGTCGCCATCGACGGCATGGCGATGCTCGGCTTCGACCACGTCGAGATCGGCACCGTGACGGGGGAGCCGCAGCCCGGCAACCCCAAGAAGCGGCTGTTCCGCCTGGTGGCCGACCGTGCGCTGATCAACCGCATGGGCTTCAACAACGACGGCTCGCTGGCCGTCGCGGCCCGCCTGGCCTCCCGCACGCCCGTCTTCCGCACCGTCGTCGGCGTCAACATCGGCAAGACGAAGGTCGTCCCCGAGGAGGAGGCCGTCGGCGACTACGTGAAGTCCGCCGAGCGGCTGGCCCCGCACGCCGACTACCTGGTCGTCAACGTCTCCTCGCCCAACACGCCCGGCCTGCGCAACCTCCAGGCCACCGAGGC includes:
- a CDS encoding aminopeptidase P family protein — encoded protein: MSEVYAARRTRLRERCNAGGSAAALVSRPANVRYLAGAAPHGAVLLLGRTEDLLVCSGSPDDRPTQGRPDESLPVRALSGPGGDPAVAATDLAADQGAESLATEDHHLTVVRHRAMRSVAPALRLTDLGQAVEQLRVVKDEEEISCLRIGAEIADQALGELLESILVGRTERHLALELERRLVDHGADGPAFPTSVGTGPNSGRRGHRPTDRRVEEGDFLSVCLGATYRGYRCEIGRTFVIGTSPADWQIELYDLVFSAQRAGREALAPGAACRDVDRAARQPLDSAGYAEHLPALTGHGVGLEIDEDPQLAPAAMGKLDACVPVTVEPGVHLPGRGGVRIDDTLVVRPEADGGPELLTITTKELLAL
- the efp gene encoding elongation factor P, yielding MASTNDLKNGLVLKLEGGQLWSVVEFQHVKPGKGPAFVRTKLKNVLSGKVVDKTFNAGVKVETATVDKRDMQFSYMDGDYFVFMDMETYDQLMIDRKVVGDAANFLVEGFEATVAQHEGEVLFVELPAAVELTIQETEPGVQGDRSTGGTKPATLETGHQINVPLFITTGEKIKVDTRTSDYLGRVNS
- the nusB gene encoding transcription antitermination factor NusB, which encodes MAARNTARKRAFQILFEGDQRGADVLTVLADWVRHSRSDTRQPPVSEYTMELVEGYAGRAERIDELIAQYSVDWTLDRMPVVDRNILRLGAYELLWVDATPDAVVLDEMVQLAKEFSTDESPAFINGLLGRLKELKPSLRRE
- the bldD gene encoding transcriptional regulator BldD, whose product is MSSEYAKQLGAKLRAIRTQQGLSLHGVEEKSQGRWKAVVVGSYERGDRAVTVQRLAELADFYGVPVQELLPGTTPGGAAEPPPKLVLDLERLATVPAEKAGPLQRYAATIQSQRGDYNGKVLSIRQDDLRTLAVIYDQSPSVLTEQLISWGVLDADARRAVASHDEL
- the pyrR gene encoding bifunctional pyr operon transcriptional regulator/uracil phosphoribosyltransferase PyrR codes for the protein MDKQQDQQQEARPVLEGPDIARVLTRIAHEIVERAKGADDVVLLGIPTRGVFLARRLADKLEQITERKMPVGSLDITMYRDDLRMHPPRALARTEIPGDGIDGRLVVLVDDVLFSGRTIRAALDALNDIGRPRAVQLAVLVDRGHRELPIRADYVGKNLPTSLRETVKVQLAEEDGRDTVLLGAKPAAPGAHP
- a CDS encoding aspartate carbamoyltransferase catalytic subunit, producing MQRHLISAADLTRDDAVLILDTAEEMARVADRPIKKLPTLRGRTVVNLFFEDSTRTRISFEAAEKRLSADVINFTAKGSSVSKGESLKDTAQTLEAMGVDAVVIRHSASGAPYRLATSGWIDAAVVNAGDGTHQHPTQALLDAFTMRRRLVGRDAGLGKDLDGRRITLVGDILHSRVARSNVDLLHTLGAEVTLVAPPTLLPVGVETWPCEVSYDLDSTLPKSDAVMLLRVQRERMNAAFFPTEREYSRRYGLDGDRMAKMPDHAIVMHPGPMVRGMEITAEVADSDRCTVVEQVANGVSIRMAVLYLLLGGNEPAVSHARPTEEK
- a CDS encoding dihydroorotase → MSKTLIRGAKVLGGEPQDVLIDGTVVEAVGTNLSAEGAEVVEADGKVLLPGLVDLHTHLREPGREDSETVLTGTRAAASGGYTNVFAMANTFPVADTAGVVEQVWRLGQESGYCDVQPIGAVTVGLEGAKLAELGAMHESAAGVTVFSDDGKCVHDAVIMRRALEYVKAFNGVVAQHAQEPRLTEGAQMNEGVVSAELGLGGWPAVAEESVIARDVLLAEHVGSRVHICHLSTAGSVEIVRWAKSRGIDVTAEVTPHHLLLTDELVRSYNPVYKVNPPLRTERDVMALREALADGTIDIVATDHAPHPHEDKDCEWAAAAMGMVGLETALSVVQETMVDTGLLDWAGVADRMSFKPAKIGQATGHGRPVSAGEPANLTLVDAAYRGQVDPAGFASRSRNTPYEGRELPGRVTHTWLRGKATLVDGKLT
- a CDS encoding PH-like domain-containing protein → MTSVAPVILLAAEKESAEVTDWAARVGWVVGLGLFVALVYWLMREGWKWRGTLQGDLPELPAAPDEPGPAKLSMSGRYHGSTTAGQWLDRIVAHGLGTRSRVELTLTDAGLDVVRPGAADFFVPVAALREARLDKGIAGKVLTEGGLLVVTWAHGDKLIDSGFRSDHAAEHNEWVDTLNDMINKTETEGAR
- the carA gene encoding glutamine-hydrolyzing carbamoyl-phosphate synthase small subunit, which codes for MTTSTRGAHRTPAVLVLEDGRIFRGRAYGAVGATFGEAVFSTGMTGYQETLTDPSYHRQVVVMTAPHVGNTGINDEDMESRRIWVSGYVVRDPARVPSNWRSTRSLDQELAAQGVVGISGIDTRALTRHLRERGAMRVGIFSGNALPDEGTMLAEVRQAPEMSGADLSAEVATTEAYVVPAIGEKKFTVAAVDLGIKGMTPHRMAERGIEVHVLPATATVDDVYAVEPDGVFFSNGPGDPATADHPVSVMQGVLERGTPLFGICFGNQILGRALGFGTFKLKYGHRGINQPVQDRTTGKVEVTAHNHGFAVDAPLDQVSDTPYGRAEVSHVCLNDNVVEGLQLLDRPAFSVQYHPEAAAGPHDAAYLFDRFVNLMEGQRA